The Leptodactylus fuscus isolate aLepFus1 chromosome 5, aLepFus1.hap2, whole genome shotgun sequence genome segment atgcaGGTAGCAGCGTATAGGAATGGTATAGCAGAGACAACCAAAGTCACACCCGGATCTGGAACAGGCAGGAGTATAATGGGTTACACTACAGGACCCTCTAATCCTTAATACATCACCCTGGGAGGGCTGGGCAGAGATGTTATATCACTACTATATTATATCTGCGGGgtggtgatgtcactcctgtatactgtcatacctGGAGAGCGATGTCACTTCTAGTATAATACAACTAATTATTACATTATATCTGCACATTCCCTCATCTAATATGTCATTTATTCCTCTATAGGATGAAGAGAAGCAGAAGCTGGATAATTTCCTGAGTGACCTGTCCCTGCTAGGATCACTACAAGTAATATACCTGCATGTTACCGATCACATAGAGCTGTATACTTGTATattggtgcagtattatagtagttatattcttgtacatatgaggtagtattatagtagttatattcttgtacctaggagcagtattatagtagttatattcctgtatatacagagcagtattatagttatattcttgtacataggagtagtattatagtagttatattcttgtacataggagcagtattatagtagttatatccttgtacataggagtagtattatagtagttatattcttgtacataggagtagtattatagtagttatattcttgtacataggagtagtattatagtagttatattcttgtacataggagcagtattatagtagttatattcttgtacatatgaggtagtattatagtagttatattcttgtacctaggagcagtattatagtagttatattcctgtatatacagagcagtattatagttatattcttgtacataggagtagtattatagtagttatattcttgtacataggagcagtattatagtagttatattcttgtacatatgaggtagtattatagtagttatattcttgtacataggagtagtattatagtagttatattcttgtacctaggagcagtattatagtagttatattcctgtatatacagagcagtattatagttatattcttgtacataggagtagtattatagtagttatattcttgtacataggagcagtattatagtagttatattcttgtacatatgaggtagtattatagtagttatattcttgtacataggagtagtattatagtagttatattcttgtacataggagtagtattatagtagttatattcctgtatatacagagcagtattatagttatattcttgtacataggagtagtattatagtagttatattcttgtacataggagtagtattatagtagttatattcttgtacatatgaggtagtattatagtagttatattcttgtacataggagtagtattatagtagttatattcttgtacataggagtagtattatagtagttatattcttgtacataggagcagtattatagtagttatattcttgtacataggagtagtattatagtagttatattcttgtatataggagcagtattatagtacttatattcttgtacataggagtagtattatagtagttatattcttgtacatagtattatagtagttatattcttgtacataggaggtagtattatagtagttatattcttgtacataggagcagtattatagtagttatattcttgtacataggagcagtattatagtagttatattcttgtacataggagtagtattatagaaataCAATATAGTCTTATATTTTTAGGGTTTCCGATACTTCCAGCCATGGCTGAGGGGGAGAGAAGAGATTTTGCTGACTGTGGTGAATGATGACCTGGTGAGTTCCCATCATGTACTATTATATAGTGCAGTGTTCACCTCCATCACTCTCAGTCTTCCTTCTTATGTTGTGTCCTCCAGAGCTGTCCTCCTCGTTCTCCGGGGTCTCTCAGCAGTGAGACCAGTTATCACCTTCCCACGTGCAGCAGTGACCAGTCCACTCCACGGTACATCTAGACCTTTGTTAGTTTTGGTTTTGTGTCAGGTAAGGTGTAGGTACAGATGCTGGTTACTGAAGATTTTTGTATAACGGTCTTTCATATCTTGTCTTCCTGTCAGTGAATTGGTAAAAGATTGCTCATACTTGCTGGATAGGTAGCAATTCAGATTATACAGGTTGTAGCCTCAGTAAGTGAAGATCTTGAGAATAGTGATGATCTGACATATCAAAGTTATATCAGAAAGCTGCAGTTACTGCACACCCCAGTGCACAGTAAGACCCAATGGGTCTCTTAAATTTTTATCTGTATTTGTCTCCCAGAGGTTCTGCCCTGCTGCCTCCGGCGTCTCCTTGTGATAGAGAAATCGCGATTCCGGTAAGATTTACTTTAAGATTGTTTAGGAAAATAGGTGTGTGTTATTGTGCTGGAAGTTCTAGCAGAGAGTAGGAAAGAGCAGCtgacctagaccaccagagatacaGATAAGAACACCATTACtgacctagaccaccaaggataaaGACAAGAACACCTTTACtgacctagaccaccaaggataaaGACAAGAACACCTTTACTGACCTAGACCACCACGGATACTAACAAGAACACCTTTACtgacctagaccaccaaggatacaGACAAGAACACTTTTACTGACCTAGACTACCAAGGATACAGACAAGAACACCTTCACtgacctagaccaccaaggatactaACAAGAACACCTTTACTGACCTAGACCACCAACGATACAGGCAAGAACACCTTTACtgacctagaccaccaaggatacaGACAAGAACACCATTACtgacctagaccaccaaggatactaACAAGAACACCTTTACtgacctagaccaccaaggatactaACAAGAACACCTTTACtgacctagaccaccaaggatactaACAAGAACACCTTTACtgacctagaccaccaaggatacaGACAAGAACACCTTCACTGACCTACTACCAAGGATACAGACAAGAACACCTTTACtgacctagaccaccaaggatacaGACAAGAACACCTTTACTGACCTAGACTACCAAGGATACAGACAAGAACACCTTTACtgacctagaccaccaaggatactaACAAGAACACCTTTACtgacctagaccaccaaggatacaGACAAGAACACCTTCACTGACCTACTACCAAGGATACAGACAAGAACACCTTTACtgacctagaccaccaaggatacaGACAAGAACACCTTTACTGACCTAGACTACCAAGGATACAGACAAGAACACCTTTACtgacctagaccaccaaggatactaACAAGAACACCTTTACtgacctagaccaccaaggatacaGACAAGAACACCTTCACTGACCTACTACCAAGGATACAGACAAGAACACTTTTACtgacctagaccaccaaggatacaGACAAGAACACCTTCACTGACCTACTACCAAGGATACAGACAAGAACACTTTTACtgacctagaccaccaaggatacaGACAAGAGCACCTTTTACTGACCTAGGCCACCAAGGATACACCTTTACTGGcccagaccaccaggaatactgaCATTAAACCCTTCACTCCCTTAGAGTGTCAGGAAAGTGAGGTAGGAGTACATGGTGCATGCGTGGTGCTCTCTATTAACATCTATGGGATCTCCGCTATTCTCAGAAGTCCCATAGATGTGATCAGAGCCACGCATGCACTGTGTACTCCTACCTCACTGCAAGACAGGGATCAGAGTCCTCCATACGTAAGACAGATGCAGGTCCCCAATTACTGCTGTAGACAACCAGATGCAGAAATATCTCCGTCACTGCCCTAGACTACCACCAGGGATACAGGCATTCTTAGTCCTAGCCCTTAGGGCTGTTACCTTCAACCCATTAACTACTCTTGTTCTGTATAGCAATGTTTATTTGCTGATGATTTTGATCATCCAATATGATATTAAGTGTTCCAGTCCCTAACTTACCTGTTCAAAAGCTACTAAGGCAAACACTTAGGGGGGCTtctgaatatactgtacatagtggtGGTAAGCAGGGGCATAGCTAATGGGAGGGTGAAGAGGGTGCAATCACTTCTGGGTCCTGCTACATCAACACACCAGTTTTATAGATGGCACATAAGTTGGAGCTTCCAGTTATGCCTTTGGTGGTAGGGTAATGGAAGGGTCCTGTAATCTCTGATTTATATTTCCAGGAAACGCACTGCACTCTCTTTCTGCTGGCTGCGTACGCCAAGTATGGCCGTCCCTACGTGTGGGTGAGGTCCAATCACCAACGATTCACCGGCACGGAACTCTGCGACAAAGACTCGCCTCTAATGCTGCCATCTTATACGGAGTGGGATACTAAAGGTGAGCTCAACAAATGTTATAACTTGTAACTACCCTTTAAGGAGCCTTCAAACCCAAGTATGGTTGACCAGTGCTTGGTTACTGAAGATTTAGTAGTTTGGTGATCACTTAAGGGCTCCATGTTCTTGCTAAAAATCCAGAATTGAGTTGGGGGAACAAATTTATACTGGTTAGAACTATATGTATAGCGTTCATCTTTCTGTCCTCTAGATGTGGGCGTATGGCATATTGTGTGGGATGTGGTCAGCACCTGTGTTTCCCCGCCCCCGAGGAACCCCCTGGCTGTGGACTTTGCCTACCTGAAATCTCTTCCGCTTCCAGAGAGGTCGCTCTCATCAGGGGCTTTGGTCAGTTTTTTCCATAGTTTACTTCTGCGAGAACCTCGGGGAACCCCACTGTTTTCTTATGGTAAGTTCttttgaggggggaggggctcaTAATTTTGTTCTTTGTACTATAATAAGTAAAGGCAGCCATGACAGACCCAAGTGATGACCAACCCTATTAGCGTTAAAGAGCTCCATATGGGTGTTAGTTTTTCTTCTCCCAAAAGTACTAGAATGTTCCTGCAGAGAAGAGGGATGGGGTCATGTCTGCTATTCGCAGCACCCGCAACAAGAAGGACACATTGTTTTTTTCATGGAGTATTCCTTTAAACTGGCCTCACTAACCATAAGGACTTCTAAGAATATCTACGAAATTTGGGTGACAGGTCATAACAGAGAATTCTATGTAAATCTGTTCCTTTCTCCAGAAGATGCCTCTGTTCCTTACATCATACCACTTATGTTCCCCTTTTTCTAGTCTGGGAGGAGTTGGCCGACCTCACGCGTCTTCACGCTCACACCCTGCAGGATTTAAAGGAGCAGAATCTTATCAAGAACCTGATCTGATCGTGCATGGCTGAAGACCTATCCAGAACCACTGGTGCCCCCTTTATTCCCAAACGAGATGCATTCTCAAATATCTAAAATCTTCTGCAGATTTAATAAAGGAGACAATAAATTT includes the following:
- the LOC142204684 gene encoding uncharacterized protein LOC142204684, which encodes MNLRDEEKQKLDNFLSDLSLLGSLQGFRYFQPWLRGREEILLTVVNDDLSCPPRSPGSLSSETSYHLPTCSSDQSTPRGSALLPPASPCDREIAIPETHCTLFLLAAYAKYGRPYVWVRSNHQRFTGTELCDKDSPLMLPSYTEWDTKDVGVWHIVWDVVSTCVSPPPRNPLAVDFAYLKSLPLPERSLSSGALVSFFHSLLLREPRGTPLFSYVWEELADLTRLHAHTLQDLKEQNLIKNLI